One genomic segment of Salinigranum rubrum includes these proteins:
- a CDS encoding ABC transporter permease, producing MAQTVTHRTLGWLLRAVVVGVYLALFVPIIVMVLYSFDGSPIPIYPLNDLTLSWYTDLFGPYYSDFIEPLLNSLYVAFLTSVVATTLGGLGGFAISRYDFYGSSVYPFVLATPAMVPPLISAFGLFAFLQQTLGLQMSVYTTVVGHVALTLPFAAFIIAGKLGPEEELERAARDLGAGYVQMIREVTIPVLGPALVASLLLTFTISFGESAMVFLLSGSETLLPVALSERFAAGVSPRYNAVSTIVILITFGLFTLAELVRQNVGE from the coding sequence ATGGCACAGACGGTGACCCACCGAACGCTCGGGTGGCTCCTCCGCGCCGTCGTCGTGGGCGTCTACCTGGCGCTGTTCGTGCCGATCATCGTGATGGTGCTGTACTCCTTCGACGGGAGTCCGATCCCCATCTACCCGCTGAACGACCTCACGCTCAGCTGGTACACCGACCTGTTCGGGCCGTACTACAGCGACTTCATCGAACCGTTGCTCAACTCACTGTACGTCGCGTTCCTCACGAGCGTCGTCGCGACCACGCTCGGCGGCCTGGGGGGGTTCGCGATCTCGCGGTACGACTTCTACGGGAGTTCGGTCTATCCGTTCGTGCTGGCGACGCCGGCGATGGTACCGCCGCTCATCTCCGCGTTCGGCCTCTTCGCGTTCTTACAGCAGACGCTCGGGCTGCAGATGAGCGTCTACACGACCGTCGTCGGACACGTGGCGCTCACCCTCCCCTTCGCGGCGTTCATTATCGCCGGAAAGCTCGGCCCGGAGGAGGAACTCGAACGGGCGGCCCGCGACCTCGGAGCCGGCTATGTCCAGATGATCCGCGAGGTGACCATCCCCGTCCTCGGCCCCGCACTCGTGGCGAGCCTTCTGTTGACCTTCACCATCTCCTTCGGAGAGTCGGCGATGGTGTTCCTGCTCAGTGGGAGCGAGACGCTGCTGCCGGTGGCACTCAGCGAACGGTTCGCCGCCGGTGTCAGCCCCCGGTACAACGCCGTCAGCACCATCGTCATCCTGATCACGTTCGGCCTGTTCACGCTCGCAGAACTGGTTCGGCAGAACGTCGGGGAGTGA
- a CDS encoding winged helix-turn-helix transcriptional regulator — MSDIRLNDTDITLIERLSQGRNVPANLAEEIGVSRQYVQQRLKRMEEHEVVRNIGRGVYELVEDPRDD, encoded by the coding sequence ATGAGCGATATCCGACTCAACGACACTGATATTACTCTCATTGAACGTTTGAGCCAGGGTCGGAATGTGCCTGCGAACCTTGCTGAGGAAATCGGTGTATCACGGCAGTATGTCCAGCAGCGTCTGAAGAGGATGGAAGAACACGAAGTCGTCCGGAATATCGGTCGAGGTGTCTACGAACTCGTCGAAGACCCTCGCGACGACTGA
- a CDS encoding glycosyltransferase family 4 protein: MYNTDSDHGDKSDAALTGEEVSGLRVLICTDYLPPEGGGVEVVVENLAVRLASKGVNVAVFSLVDNEDSEIQDIDNVSVYTSKSISLTEKIGLQSQFSIEAPFYLRQLIKRFDPDVIHLHNRFFFTTVSSTVAQATLRSAVPTVTTLHLGDISNITGLSGYIARLFEQTVGRIMIRRSDRIIAVSEAVAEYSYSLGGVPERTNVIPNGVDTERFHPNPERTGSNSILFVGRLVQNKGPQTLIDAMPMVLRSVPDADLKIVGTGPMENTLKARTEELGIQESVRFVGYVQSVAEAMRSADVFCRPSLSEGMPLTVLEAMASGLPAVVTPVAGVPEIVTHGETGVLVPPKNPAELSEAIVDLLSDDGSRKRIAESAREYVVREHSWETRCDEVLSTYLDVLNESTMLVQS; the protein is encoded by the coding sequence ATGTATAACACGGATTCGGACCACGGAGACAAATCTGATGCAGCGCTAACAGGAGAGGAAGTCTCCGGTTTGCGGGTACTCATCTGTACTGATTATCTGCCACCGGAGGGTGGAGGGGTCGAGGTTGTAGTCGAAAACCTCGCCGTTCGATTGGCGAGCAAGGGGGTCAATGTTGCAGTGTTTTCATTGGTCGATAACGAGGACAGCGAAATCCAAGACATCGATAACGTCAGTGTATACACGTCTAAATCGATCAGCCTGACAGAGAAAATCGGACTACAGAGTCAATTTTCGATAGAAGCACCGTTTTACCTTCGACAGTTGATCAAACGTTTTGACCCTGATGTTATTCATTTGCATAACAGGTTCTTCTTCACCACAGTATCGTCAACCGTCGCACAAGCAACACTGAGGTCTGCAGTTCCCACCGTGACGACCCTTCATCTGGGCGACATTAGTAATATCACGGGTCTATCGGGGTACATCGCCCGACTGTTCGAACAGACGGTCGGACGGATAATGATTCGACGGAGCGATCGTATCATCGCGGTCAGTGAAGCTGTTGCAGAGTATTCGTACTCCCTCGGTGGAGTTCCTGAACGGACTAACGTCATCCCGAACGGGGTCGATACAGAGAGGTTCCATCCGAACCCGGAGAGAACCGGCAGCAATAGTATTCTATTTGTCGGCAGACTGGTTCAAAATAAGGGGCCTCAGACACTGATAGACGCTATGCCGATGGTACTTCGGTCTGTACCCGACGCTGACCTGAAAATAGTAGGAACGGGGCCGATGGAGAATACATTGAAGGCCCGCACTGAGGAGCTCGGAATACAAGAGTCGGTCAGATTCGTAGGGTATGTCCAAAGTGTGGCTGAAGCGATGCGGTCAGCGGACGTGTTTTGTCGGCCATCTCTATCCGAGGGGATGCCATTGACGGTGTTAGAGGCAATGGCTAGTGGTCTACCCGCAGTCGTGACTCCGGTCGCAGGTGTTCCGGAGATTGTCACTCACGGTGAAACCGGAGTGCTCGTGCCACCGAAGAATCCTGCGGAGCTGAGTGAGGCGATTGTTGACCTCTTGTCTGACGACGGGTCGAGAAAGCGGATCGCCGAGTCTGCTAGAGAGTACGTCGTACGGGAGCACAGTTGGGAAACACGTTGCGACGAAGTGTTGTCGACGTATTTGGATGTATTGAACGAATCTACGATGCTCGTACAGTCGTGA
- a CDS encoding sulfatase-like hydrolase/transferase: MTEANDVVLIVLDSARKDVYDRVAKTREVADIRFQQARSASCWSVPSHASMFTGRLPSEHGVHAYNKNMDLSAFTTICDRWEGKTVGISSNVYASSAYGFDRIFDDFVDVPRYQPFPDGIDATSVFRNSTADGMGLYLEFIRESIKSDHPLKSMVNGASVQLKKSLMDTRFPEPIDHGTSSSLRMIKRYLQSSDEPVFGFLNLMETHVPYSYFRGLNSAFVDDVSWSSRGLDRWELSSGSCDPEDEKLYRQYHEATIDYTTRKIRELAEVLEDTVFIITADHGENMGYEEEDNLWGHTSSLSEGVCHVPLDVLNGPASVGTEPTLVSHLDLGDLVCSLRRGSVPEIGRDVVGAETLGMAAGSDPPEEMIHWDRPLRAAWRGDEKVVWTLDEDHRCDWGAELFSDSIHDAYKRARQGPPQEVEVDAAVEARLKELGYK, encoded by the coding sequence ATGACAGAAGCAAACGATGTTGTCCTGATAGTATTAGATAGTGCAAGAAAGGACGTATACGACCGAGTTGCGAAAACCAGAGAGGTCGCCGATATTCGGTTCCAGCAAGCTCGGTCCGCTTCCTGCTGGAGTGTCCCCAGTCATGCGAGTATGTTCACGGGACGACTGCCGAGTGAACATGGAGTCCATGCCTACAACAAGAACATGGACCTCTCAGCGTTCACTACGATCTGCGACAGATGGGAGGGTAAAACGGTTGGTATCAGTAGCAACGTGTACGCTAGCTCTGCGTACGGCTTCGACAGAATCTTTGACGACTTCGTGGATGTCCCGCGGTATCAGCCGTTCCCGGACGGCATTGATGCGACGTCCGTGTTCAGGAACTCAACTGCTGACGGGATGGGGCTGTATCTCGAATTTATACGGGAGAGCATCAAAAGCGACCACCCTCTAAAAAGTATGGTGAACGGCGCCTCCGTTCAACTGAAAAAGTCCTTGATGGACACGAGATTCCCCGAGCCGATCGACCACGGTACGTCATCATCACTACGCATGATAAAGAGATACCTCCAGAGTTCGGACGAGCCCGTCTTTGGATTTTTAAACCTCATGGAGACTCACGTCCCGTATAGCTATTTTCGGGGACTGAATTCGGCCTTTGTGGACGATGTGAGTTGGTCTTCGAGAGGCCTCGACCGATGGGAATTAAGCAGTGGCTCGTGTGATCCAGAGGACGAGAAACTGTACAGACAGTATCACGAAGCGACGATAGACTACACGACCCGAAAGATCCGCGAACTGGCTGAAGTACTCGAAGACACGGTTTTCATCATTACCGCAGATCACGGTGAGAATATGGGATACGAGGAAGAGGACAATCTGTGGGGGCACACCAGCAGTCTTTCCGAGGGAGTTTGCCACGTCCCTCTGGACGTGTTAAACGGTCCAGCGTCAGTAGGAACGGAGCCGACTTTGGTAAGTCATCTAGATTTAGGAGATCTCGTCTGCTCGCTTAGGAGAGGTAGTGTTCCAGAGATCGGTCGGGATGTAGTGGGCGCCGAAACACTGGGTATGGCCGCCGGGTCCGACCCCCCAGAAGAGATGATACACTGGGATCGACCCCTGAGGGCAGCCTGGCGTGGAGATGAGAAGGTGGTGTGGACTCTGGACGAAGACCACCGTTGTGACTGGGGTGCAGAGCTGTTCTCCGATTCGATTCACGACGCGTACAAGCGTGCGAGACAAGGTCCACCCCAAGAAGTAGAGGTTGATGCCGCGGTCGAGGCGCGGCTCAAAGAACTCGGATACAAGTAA
- a CDS encoding ABC transporter ATP-binding protein: protein MSSSAAVEIDGLRKEFGDVTALNGVSFDVRDGEFFTLVGPSGCGKTTLLRILAGLERETEGTVYINGQDMTGTPAENRPTSMVFQNLALFPYKSVYANLAFGLKMDGVPKAERRERADEMLSVLNLEGYGEKSTDELSGGEQQRIALGRSLLTEPDILLLDEPLSSLDVQLRKEMQIELRRIHRDLDSTFFYVTHDQEVALTASDRIGVMRDGELVQRGTPQEVYERPNSPFVARFIGKTNIWRGEVASVTGDAVEVITADGLRIRTTTDDPDRGDVIKNGEVHVQVRPERVTVGEDARDMENVFEATVEDRIYQGDDILYEVRVGETSLQVQQPSKERTVLYDVDSSVNVGWSRAASYLIKDGGR from the coding sequence ATGAGTTCGTCGGCTGCAGTCGAGATCGATGGCCTCCGCAAGGAGTTCGGTGACGTAACCGCCCTGAACGGGGTGTCGTTCGACGTTCGGGACGGAGAGTTCTTCACGCTCGTCGGTCCCTCCGGGTGCGGGAAGACCACCCTGCTGCGGATCCTCGCGGGGCTCGAACGAGAGACCGAGGGGACGGTCTACATCAACGGCCAGGACATGACGGGGACGCCGGCGGAGAACCGGCCCACGAGTATGGTGTTCCAGAACCTCGCCCTGTTCCCGTACAAGAGCGTCTACGCCAACCTCGCCTTTGGACTGAAGATGGACGGCGTCCCGAAGGCCGAACGGCGCGAGCGGGCCGACGAGATGCTGTCCGTCCTCAACCTGGAGGGATACGGCGAGAAGTCGACCGACGAACTCTCCGGAGGCGAACAGCAGCGCATTGCTCTCGGACGGTCGCTTCTCACGGAACCGGACATCCTGCTGCTCGACGAACCACTCTCCTCGCTGGACGTCCAGTTGCGCAAAGAGATGCAGATCGAACTGCGGCGTATTCACCGCGATCTCGACTCGACGTTCTTCTACGTGACCCACGACCAAGAGGTCGCACTCACCGCGAGCGACCGCATCGGCGTGATGCGTGACGGGGAACTGGTCCAACGCGGGACGCCACAGGAGGTGTACGAACGGCCCAACTCGCCGTTCGTCGCGCGGTTCATCGGGAAGACGAATATCTGGCGTGGCGAGGTCGCGTCCGTCACCGGTGACGCCGTTGAGGTAATTACCGCTGACGGCCTGCGTATCCGGACGACGACCGACGACCCCGACCGTGGTGACGTGATCAAAAACGGCGAGGTCCACGTCCAGGTTCGCCCCGAACGGGTGACCGTCGGCGAGGACGCACGCGACATGGAGAACGTCTTCGAGGCGACGGTCGAAGACCGCATCTACCAGGGTGACGACATCCTCTACGAGGTACGCGTCGGCGAGACCTCTCTGCAGGTCCAGCAGCCGTCGAAGGAGCGGACCGTCCTGTACGACGTCGACAGTTCGGTGAACGTCGGGTGGAGCCGCGCGGCGAGCTATCTCATCAAGGACGGGGGCCGATGA
- a CDS encoding glycosyltransferase family 4 protein — MKIAYLLSRTTGGLPQYTAELANHVESESTDVHVFKPVTTSADEIFSDEVTQRDVFRPDGLSHVALNEKGLQPIKNFRSVVSYRNISLIDDFNPDIIHVTDNLLPHVAFYLKWYSMDEKYPIVVTHHAVRSGGLMSRGDDLSEDESLMSATAVTLEKVLNTALPRPRVERYIVHTESSKEILQTRSGVPTSRIPHGAYEIFSSYDAQCYEERNTVLLFGRLVPSKGFDTLIRAAPLLAETDLPDLRIVIAGSGEISEELLELIKEYEQIFEVYNYYIPDEEVAELFSRATVVAIPQKVQAGHSGTLTIAFSFGKPVVATNIGEFPELVEESGSGRIVPPEDPERLAEAIHEVLSNEDRNEMKQSSKRMSEKLSWSNVAKEHMNMYESHV; from the coding sequence ATGAAAATCGCGTACCTCTTATCGAGAACCACTGGAGGTCTCCCACAATACACGGCGGAACTGGCAAACCACGTCGAAAGTGAGAGTACGGATGTCCATGTGTTCAAACCGGTTACGACTTCCGCGGACGAAATCTTCTCCGATGAAGTTACACAGCGTGATGTATTCAGACCGGACGGTCTCTCACACGTCGCTCTGAATGAGAAAGGGCTGCAACCGATAAAGAACTTCAGAAGCGTCGTATCGTATCGTAACATCTCATTAATTGATGATTTTAATCCAGATATTATTCACGTTACTGATAACCTTCTCCCTCACGTTGCGTTCTATCTGAAGTGGTACTCAATGGATGAAAAGTACCCAATCGTAGTTACACATCATGCAGTCCGGTCGGGTGGCTTGATGTCCAGGGGAGACGATTTGAGCGAAGACGAATCACTGATGAGTGCGACGGCCGTAACTCTCGAAAAGGTTCTCAACACGGCTCTACCAAGACCGCGGGTAGAAAGGTATATCGTCCACACGGAGTCAAGTAAGGAAATCTTACAGACACGCTCCGGCGTCCCCACGAGTAGAATCCCTCATGGCGCTTATGAGATCTTCTCTTCGTACGATGCCCAGTGTTACGAGGAACGGAACACTGTACTCCTCTTTGGACGACTGGTTCCCAGTAAAGGATTTGACACTCTGATACGGGCAGCGCCGCTTCTGGCGGAGACTGACCTCCCGGATCTCAGAATCGTAATCGCCGGAAGCGGGGAAATATCCGAGGAATTATTGGAATTAATCAAAGAATACGAACAAATATTCGAAGTATATAATTATTACATTCCCGACGAAGAGGTCGCTGAACTGTTCTCTCGAGCCACTGTGGTAGCAATCCCTCAGAAGGTTCAAGCCGGCCATAGTGGAACACTAACTATCGCATTTTCCTTCGGAAAGCCTGTCGTAGCAACGAACATCGGTGAGTTCCCGGAGCTGGTAGAAGAATCCGGCAGCGGACGGATAGTACCCCCGGAGGACCCCGAACGCTTAGCTGAAGCAATCCACGAAGTTCTGAGTAACGAAGACAGGAATGAGATGAAACAGTCATCGAAGCGAATGAGTGAGAAGCTGTCGTGGTCGAACGTCGCAAAAGAACACATGAATATGTATGAATCGCATGTATAA
- a CDS encoding CopG family transcriptional regulator → MKTVEIDDSIYEKIEDRIAQNRFDGVDEYVEFILAEVIFSALEQDDGADTRERIDKEEVESRLESLGYIDS, encoded by the coding sequence ATGAAAACGGTAGAAATAGACGACTCTATTTATGAAAAAATCGAAGATAGAATAGCACAGAATAGGTTCGATGGAGTAGACGAGTACGTAGAATTCATATTAGCTGAAGTAATTTTCTCGGCGTTGGAACAGGACGACGGCGCCGATACTCGGGAGCGCATTGATAAAGAGGAGGTCGAATCGCGTCTCGAGTCCTTAGGATATATTGATAGTTAA
- a CDS encoding flippase, translating to MTIRQKISGSIFEQASISFTGRILGRTADYGLTAFLAAVLGPESLGEFAFVLILLRFASLIGRLGMGTVGQRYVTILDGDDLGEYVALSICIPLVIGTVTGIAVFFLLVYSGRPLGENPAIVLVLVTPLLALSETLSGIAEGLKRVEISVYVREVGIYILGLVFVAIAVWLDGGLMGVAIAYGVAISMSNIIGIYLLSSYLPFPRVPALDSSRELIKYGIYAGTEKVANKLTGWTDILMLGALVTSASVGLYQLSFQTAALLSFAIVSVNSIFPSVASGMFNDGRVDHLESLYQTTTKWIFYLTLLGGVWLISWSPVILGVFGAEFVDARIPFVIIVVGQLIGALVGPAGYLLLMTDHERLQATNAITAAVINVVLNYVLILEYGIVGAAVATTISISLLNLVRLIEVKYVLGFWPYSKSYIGLLPALFLGGLISSGSTLVLPNTVPFALISGVAAVSVFLLLALNRVTANDLFLIESLR from the coding sequence ATGACGATCCGACAAAAAATCAGCGGGTCGATTTTTGAACAGGCTTCTATCTCCTTTACCGGGCGGATTCTCGGTCGCACTGCCGATTACGGGTTGACCGCTTTCCTCGCGGCCGTTCTGGGTCCAGAGTCGCTTGGCGAGTTTGCCTTCGTACTGATCCTCTTGCGGTTCGCGTCTCTCATCGGCCGATTGGGAATGGGAACCGTCGGCCAACGCTACGTTACTATCCTCGATGGTGATGATCTGGGCGAATACGTGGCGCTTTCCATCTGTATTCCGTTAGTTATCGGGACTGTAACTGGAATAGCGGTGTTCTTCTTGCTGGTTTACTCAGGCAGACCGCTTGGAGAGAATCCAGCAATCGTGTTGGTCCTTGTGACACCGTTGCTGGCACTCTCTGAAACATTGAGTGGTATCGCGGAGGGGTTGAAGCGAGTAGAAATCAGCGTTTACGTTCGGGAAGTAGGAATATATATCCTCGGACTGGTCTTCGTAGCGATTGCGGTGTGGCTAGATGGGGGACTGATGGGTGTAGCGATTGCTTACGGCGTGGCGATTTCGATGAGCAACATAATCGGTATCTATCTGTTGTCGTCTTACCTTCCGTTTCCTCGCGTACCCGCTCTGGACTCGTCACGCGAACTGATCAAGTATGGAATCTATGCAGGGACGGAGAAAGTGGCGAACAAACTCACGGGGTGGACGGATATTCTCATGTTGGGTGCGCTCGTAACCTCCGCGTCCGTGGGGTTGTACCAGCTGTCGTTCCAAACTGCCGCGTTGTTGTCCTTCGCAATCGTTTCCGTCAACTCGATCTTCCCCTCCGTGGCATCGGGCATGTTCAACGACGGAAGGGTCGACCACCTCGAGTCGCTTTACCAGACGACTACGAAATGGATTTTCTATTTGACGTTGCTGGGAGGGGTATGGCTGATTTCGTGGAGTCCGGTCATTCTGGGCGTTTTCGGGGCAGAGTTCGTCGACGCTCGAATCCCGTTTGTCATCATCGTAGTCGGACAACTCATTGGTGCCTTGGTCGGTCCTGCCGGGTACTTGCTTCTGATGACTGATCACGAGCGACTACAGGCCACAAACGCGATCACTGCTGCCGTCATCAACGTGGTGCTGAATTACGTTCTGATACTGGAGTACGGCATCGTAGGGGCCGCGGTGGCGACGACGATCTCAATCTCTCTTCTGAACCTCGTGAGGCTCATTGAGGTAAAATATGTGTTAGGGTTCTGGCCGTACTCGAAGTCCTACATCGGTCTGCTGCCCGCACTGTTCTTGGGCGGATTGATATCTTCGGGGAGTACGCTGGTGCTACCAAACACTGTTCCGTTTGCCCTCATTAGCGGGGTCGCTGCAGTGTCAGTATTTCTTTTACTAGCGTTGAATAGAGTCACCGCGAACGATCTGTTCTTGATCGAATCCCTCCGGTAG
- a CDS encoding sulfatase — MKENIVLITFDSLRADHCGHMGYERNTTPNLDQFFSEGCGYTDAMSPASRTNPSMSGIFTGEQMIYDGPVKNPKHSRAHLQKHETIASDLKSSGYRTGAFCPNAYASRYYGFDYGFDSFNDFMFTNESYQSLFDKHISESDLYTTLRNIRNFVQREEAFRTWESYIDRIETWVNESREPFFLWVFSMDTHYPYLTPKNHRKFSNLLEMYYYNYICYRILDNYDIEVSDETMQCIRDIYDDSIKFADQFLSELKRRLEPHEPTYVIHADHGEALAEHGFYGHFYPSLYQENVHVPLVVSGKNIPDSTIESPISLLQLRKMINDISAGAFTPETYPSKGSIFLSEYDGVRDRQVRSIRKGQLKFHSVIENANTKEELYDLTEDPKELENISDEYKNGVVQFRRLVQLQRQHESEVLRLQDIIQEQSADKRLLV; from the coding sequence ATGAAAGAAAATATTGTTTTGATCACGTTCGACAGTCTTCGTGCAGATCACTGCGGACACATGGGGTATGAGAGGAATACCACCCCTAACTTGGATCAGTTTTTCAGCGAAGGTTGCGGATACACCGATGCGATGTCGCCCGCTTCACGGACGAACCCGTCAATGTCGGGTATCTTTACCGGCGAGCAGATGATCTACGACGGGCCAGTCAAGAATCCGAAACACTCCCGTGCACATCTTCAGAAGCACGAGACTATAGCGTCGGATCTCAAGAGTAGTGGATATAGAACCGGGGCATTCTGTCCAAACGCTTATGCCTCAAGATATTACGGATTCGACTATGGGTTTGATTCATTTAATGACTTCATGTTCACCAATGAATCGTATCAGAGCCTCTTCGACAAACACATTTCCGAATCCGATCTGTACACTACGCTCCGAAATATTAGAAACTTCGTCCAGAGGGAAGAGGCGTTTCGGACGTGGGAGTCGTACATAGACCGAATCGAAACATGGGTGAACGAGAGTAGAGAGCCGTTCTTTCTCTGGGTATTTTCAATGGACACGCATTACCCCTATTTGACGCCAAAGAACCACCGCAAGTTCAGCAATCTTCTCGAGATGTATTATTATAACTACATTTGCTACAGAATTCTCGACAATTATGATATCGAAGTTTCAGACGAAACGATGCAATGCATTCGGGACATATACGATGATAGCATCAAATTTGCGGACCAGTTTCTCTCAGAACTGAAAAGGAGATTGGAACCTCACGAGCCGACGTACGTCATCCATGCTGATCACGGAGAAGCCCTTGCGGAACACGGCTTCTACGGTCATTTTTATCCGTCGTTGTATCAGGAGAACGTTCACGTTCCACTCGTAGTTTCGGGAAAGAACATACCTGATTCCACGATTGAATCACCGATCAGCTTGCTCCAGCTTAGAAAAATGATAAATGACATCTCTGCCGGGGCGTTCACACCCGAAACATACCCATCCAAGGGGAGTATTTTCCTCTCGGAGTACGATGGGGTTCGAGACCGACAAGTGAGGTCTATAAGGAAGGGCCAACTGAAATTCCATTCGGTGATCGAAAACGCCAACACCAAGGAGGAACTCTACGATCTCACCGAGGATCCGAAAGAATTGGAGAATATATCCGACGAGTACAAGAACGGAGTCGTCCAGTTCCGCCGGTTGGTGCAGTTACAGCGACAGCACGAAAGCGAGGTATTGAGACTACAAGACATAATCCAAGAGCAATCTGCGGATAAAAGACTGCTCGTTTAA
- a CDS encoding ABC transporter permease, whose product MSSEESVAGRLEGVVSNLRQLPETRKGLLVALPPFLFLALFFLIPLLTVLSFSVRVQENLQMTSQLTIEPYVTVLTGETFQAALLYSIRISLITTLITLALGLPVGYYLAVKVRDRFRNLLVFLIIAPLWINFFVRAYAIIQIGGARGFLNGTLLAVGLVDEPIQWFVYSQPSVIFGLTTLWLPLMVLPIYALLRQMETAWLEAARDLGAGPLRVHREVTLPAALPGIILGSLFVFLLSLGNQAVPRILGGAKRTTYSETILLQLESGGLNWPVASAASGVMMVFVIVVLLGVFSVFDMEELF is encoded by the coding sequence ATGAGTTCGGAAGAGTCGGTCGCGGGGCGGCTCGAAGGGGTCGTCTCCAACCTCCGACAGCTTCCCGAGACGCGCAAGGGTCTGCTCGTCGCGCTCCCGCCGTTCCTCTTTTTAGCGCTGTTCTTCCTGATCCCGCTGCTGACGGTGTTGAGCTTCAGCGTCCGCGTCCAAGAGAACCTGCAGATGACGAGCCAGCTGACGATCGAGCCGTATGTCACGGTCCTCACGGGGGAGACGTTCCAGGCAGCGTTGCTCTACAGTATCCGAATCTCGCTCATCACGACGCTCATCACGCTCGCGCTGGGGCTGCCGGTCGGCTACTACCTCGCAGTGAAAGTGCGCGATCGCTTTCGCAACCTGCTGGTATTTCTCATCATCGCGCCGCTGTGGATCAATTTCTTCGTCCGGGCCTACGCCATCATCCAGATCGGCGGGGCACGTGGCTTTCTCAACGGGACGCTCCTTGCTGTCGGACTCGTCGACGAGCCCATCCAGTGGTTCGTCTACAGTCAGCCGTCGGTCATCTTCGGGCTGACGACACTGTGGCTCCCGCTGATGGTGCTGCCCATCTACGCGTTGCTCCGACAGATGGAGACGGCGTGGCTCGAGGCCGCACGCGATCTCGGTGCGGGCCCGCTCCGCGTCCACCGCGAGGTGACACTGCCCGCGGCGCTCCCCGGTATCATCCTCGGGTCGCTGTTCGTGTTTTTGCTGTCGCTCGGCAACCAGGCCGTGCCACGCATTCTCGGCGGCGCGAAACGGACGACGTACTCCGAGACGATCCTCCTCCAACTGGAGTCGGGTGGGTTGAACTGGCCGGTCGCGTCCGCCGCGTCGGGCGTGATGATGGTGTTCGTCATCGTTGTCCTGCTCGGCGTCTTCAGCGTCTTCGACATGGAGGAGTTGTTCTGA